In the Fibrobacter sp. UWT2 genome, one interval contains:
- a CDS encoding gamma carbonic anhydrase family protein, which produces MASLIEFKGKKPILGERVFIAEGAKVIGDVEIGDDSSVFYNTVIRADLAEIRIGKRTNIQDNVTVHLSTGVGVHVGDDVTVGHNAILHACDVDDHVLIGMGAILMDGVHIKSNSVVAAGAVVTQNKEFPERSLIVGAPAHVVRELTEDEIRKFHENAEHYLVIKEELRNS; this is translated from the coding sequence ATGGCAAGTTTGATTGAATTCAAGGGTAAAAAGCCCATCCTTGGCGAACGCGTGTTTATCGCGGAAGGTGCCAAAGTCATTGGCGATGTAGAAATTGGCGACGATTCGTCTGTTTTTTACAATACGGTAATCCGTGCTGACCTCGCCGAAATTCGCATTGGCAAGCGTACCAATATCCAGGACAATGTGACCGTCCACCTTTCGACCGGTGTCGGAGTCCATGTGGGTGACGATGTGACGGTGGGCCATAATGCCATTTTGCATGCTTGCGATGTGGACGACCACGTGTTGATTGGCATGGGTGCAATCCTCATGGACGGCGTACACATCAAGTCGAACAGCGTGGTGGCTGCCGGTGCCGTGGTGACGCAAAACAAGGAATTCCCGGAACGCAGCTTGATTGTGGGTGCTCCGGCCCATGTGGTGCGTGAACTGACCGAAGACGAAATCCGCAAATTCCATGAAAATGCGGAACATTATTTGGTCATTAAAGAAGAGTTGAGAAACTCTTAA
- a CDS encoding diacylglycerol kinase family protein — MYKFVFLINPISGGGQGKVIHQYLPEIMSSLNYTEDQWKAEFTNIDGLDNQIRDALANTEKLVAVGGDGTVSSVLSVMVSSEYAKSVKIGLIPLGTGNDLARVLNLYKPYVDKGLLFLVRRLLQAKARPFDIWKVNGKLAFANYFSGGIDARIAHDFNRARANGEFNSNSVLVNKLHYVKSFFADRSYQLKKGKLSFVDAEGRSWQKILDGHRTVIVGNIPSFASGANPFYKSDMADGLLEIVCVPNMFRFLLAIAVGNLPVIGNLVKKYFIKTRKAKSIKLEFAEDEFLQLDGEDLSGKLGGHVDIDFACKVQIMALGE; from the coding sequence ATGTATAAGTTTGTCTTTCTCATTAATCCGATTAGTGGCGGCGGCCAGGGCAAGGTGATTCACCAGTATTTGCCCGAAATCATGTCTTCCTTGAATTATACGGAAGACCAATGGAAGGCCGAATTTACCAATATTGATGGGTTAGACAATCAGATCAGGGATGCTCTTGCCAATACAGAAAAACTGGTGGCCGTCGGTGGCGATGGCACCGTGTCCTCTGTCCTTTCGGTGATGGTCTCTTCGGAATACGCGAAGTCCGTGAAAATCGGCCTGATCCCGCTGGGTACAGGTAACGATCTTGCCCGCGTTTTGAATCTTTACAAACCCTATGTGGACAAGGGACTCTTGTTCCTGGTGCGTAGGCTTTTGCAGGCCAAGGCGCGCCCCTTTGATATCTGGAAGGTTAACGGAAAACTGGCCTTTGCGAACTATTTTTCGGGCGGTATCGATGCCCGAATTGCTCACGATTTTAACCGCGCCCGCGCCAATGGCGAATTCAATTCGAATTCCGTGCTGGTGAACAAACTGCATTACGTGAAGAGTTTCTTTGCGGACCGCTCTTACCAGCTTAAAAAGGGTAAGCTTTCGTTTGTAGATGCCGAGGGCCGCAGCTGGCAAAAGATTCTGGATGGTCACCGCACCGTGATTGTGGGCAATATCCCGAGTTTTGCAAGCGGCGCAAATCCGTTCTACAAGTCCGACATGGCTGATGGCCTGCTCGAAATCGTATGTGTGCCGAATATGTTCAGGTTCTTGCTGGCCATTGCGGTCGGAAACTTGCCTGTAATCGGAAATCTGGTTAAGAAGTATTTCATCAAGACTCGCAAGGCAAAATCCATTAAGCTTGAATTTGCCGAAGATGAATTCTTGCAGCTCGACGGCGAAGACCTGAGCGGTAAACTCGGCGGCCATGTAGACATTGACTTTGCCTGCAAGGTGCAGATTATGGCGCTGGGGGAATAA
- a CDS encoding UDP-3-O-(3-hydroxymyristoyl)glucosamine N-acyltransferase: MFSVRASDIIDYLQNICQIECRVLRESPEVTLTGFAALTQARENDVSFWVGRVESVTHANGPSNDDLKKTAAGLLFVPSAAAQSGEVSFAEIFPNAKNIVAVAEPYHAMVKFLEHFEGNGFTDNMESGVHFDRDYMGVGYGENGPWIHPSAVVEGFVDEGCFVGPGCVVMRGASVGRGCRLESNVTIYPNVIVGEDCIFQAGVVVGSRGFGFYEHEGERRMVPHFAGVCIGNRCSFGANTVVAAGFISPTTIGDNCHLDSMVQIAHNCVLGNNIYMASQTALGGTTILEDGVQFAGGAKAAGHLTVGKNAIVTAKAGVTKSVPAGKTVAGFPAIDIDIWRRQMVELRVMAKKKLK, translated from the coding sequence ATGTTCTCCGTTCGCGCCTCAGACATAATCGATTACCTGCAAAACATATGCCAAATTGAATGCCGCGTCTTGCGCGAGTCGCCAGAGGTTACTTTAACAGGCTTTGCCGCACTGACGCAGGCTCGTGAAAACGATGTGAGTTTCTGGGTCGGTCGCGTCGAGAGCGTGACGCATGCGAATGGTCCTTCGAACGACGATTTGAAAAAGACGGCCGCTGGCCTCCTATTCGTGCCTTCTGCTGCGGCGCAATCGGGCGAGGTCTCGTTTGCCGAGATTTTCCCGAATGCAAAGAATATTGTCGCCGTCGCTGAACCTTACCATGCCATGGTCAAGTTTCTGGAGCATTTCGAAGGCAACGGATTCACCGACAACATGGAATCGGGTGTGCATTTTGACCGCGACTACATGGGCGTCGGCTATGGCGAAAACGGCCCCTGGATTCACCCGTCGGCGGTTGTCGAAGGCTTTGTTGACGAAGGCTGCTTTGTCGGGCCCGGCTGCGTCGTGATGCGTGGTGCAAGCGTCGGGCGAGGCTGCCGCCTGGAATCGAACGTGACCATTTACCCGAATGTCATCGTGGGCGAGGACTGCATTTTTCAGGCGGGCGTCGTCGTCGGTAGCCGCGGTTTCGGATTCTATGAGCACGAAGGCGAACGCCGCATGGTGCCGCATTTTGCAGGCGTCTGCATCGGGAACCGTTGCAGCTTTGGTGCAAACACAGTCGTGGCGGCCGGATTCATTTCTCCGACGACTATTGGCGACAACTGCCATCTGGATTCCATGGTGCAGATTGCGCACAACTGCGTTTTAGGCAATAACATTTATATGGCCTCGCAAACGGCTCTCGGCGGCACGACGATTCTCGAAGATGGTGTGCAGTTCGCGGGCGGCGCAAAGGCGGCGGGGCACTTGACCGTTGGCAAGAATGCGATTGTGACTGCGAAAGCGGGCGTGACCAAGAGCGTGCCTGCGGGTAAGACTGTCGCTGGATTCCCGGCGATTGATATCGACATCTGGCGTCGTCAAATGGTCGAGCTCCGCGTTATGGCGAAGAAAAAACTGAAGTAG
- a CDS encoding UDP-3-O-acyl-N-acetylglucosamine deacetylase, which translates to MSNVCEFKSPSLSFGSTSVSVEPLEKDPQKVPFVAWYVGEKLFYRSDACHCFEELEFFAKRTAGYKLSESGLGLLSPEHLASVFLMWPHRRFNVRLSDAAKPEVPMMDGSAIPFFCEMRKFCGAPEELVFFDAPVHAEWDLGSDTAVYGHVRITPAETFEVEYVLDRNTARDGYDLKSAASVSIYSPENLYQIFMARTFIHQVELERAQAAGLLAGVDESCGLLLAAGDCAAQNSACSPKFRIANEPAMHKILDLIGDLSFICPALPRVRIEITNGGHVSHRQIMEKIIPYVHAGIFTQV; encoded by the coding sequence ATGAGTAATGTGTGTGAATTTAAATCCCCCAGCTTAAGCTTTGGTTCGACATCGGTTTCTGTCGAGCCGCTGGAAAAGGACCCGCAGAAAGTTCCCTTTGTGGCTTGGTATGTGGGCGAAAAGCTTTTTTATCGCAGCGATGCGTGTCATTGTTTTGAAGAACTTGAATTTTTTGCGAAGCGCACCGCTGGCTACAAACTGAGCGAATCCGGCTTGGGACTCTTGTCGCCGGAGCATTTGGCATCTGTGTTCCTGATGTGGCCGCACCGGCGCTTTAATGTGCGACTCTCTGATGCGGCCAAGCCCGAAGTCCCGATGATGGACGGTTCTGCAATTCCGTTCTTCTGCGAAATGCGAAAATTCTGCGGAGCGCCCGAAGAACTCGTCTTTTTCGACGCCCCTGTGCATGCCGAGTGGGACTTGGGTAGCGATACCGCAGTCTACGGCCATGTCCGCATTACGCCGGCGGAAACCTTCGAAGTGGAATACGTGCTCGACCGCAACACCGCCCGCGACGGTTACGACCTGAAGTCGGCGGCGTCCGTCTCCATTTATTCGCCCGAAAACTTGTACCAAATTTTCATGGCGCGCACCTTCATCCATCAGGTGGAACTGGAGCGCGCTCAAGCGGCAGGGCTCCTCGCCGGAGTCGATGAATCTTGCGGACTCCTGCTCGCAGCGGGGGATTGCGCGGCTCAAAACAGCGCCTGTTCGCCAAAATTCCGCATCGCGAACGAGCCTGCGATGCATAAAATACTAGATTTGATTGGAGACCTGAGTTTTATCTGTCCGGCCCTTCCGAGGGTCAGAATCGAAATCACCAACGGTGGGCACGTGTCCCATCGACAAATTATGGAGAAAATTATTCCTTATGTCCATGCTGGAATCTTTACCCAAGTCTAA
- a CDS encoding 3-hydroxyacyl-ACP dehydratase FabZ family protein, with product MSMLESLPKSNVAGILYDAEVVHSVLPQKAPFAFVDEILSLDAENMEIVAKWHLTGEEGFLKGHFPGNPVLPGVIQIESMAQAATLLTMIGREAETTGKRPAFMGVENCRFRAPVIPKAEIVLKAKLIMARHGIYKYSGELLTVDAEGKETLCTKADFSAAMV from the coding sequence ATGTCCATGCTGGAATCTTTACCCAAGTCTAATGTCGCCGGAATCCTCTACGATGCCGAAGTCGTCCACAGCGTGCTTCCGCAGAAGGCCCCGTTTGCCTTTGTCGATGAAATCTTGAGTCTCGACGCCGAAAACATGGAAATCGTTGCCAAGTGGCATTTGACCGGCGAAGAAGGATTCCTCAAGGGACATTTCCCGGGCAATCCGGTGCTCCCCGGCGTGATTCAGATTGAATCCATGGCCCAGGCCGCCACGCTCCTCACCATGATTGGTCGCGAAGCCGAAACTACCGGCAAGCGCCCCGCCTTCATGGGTGTCGAAAACTGCCGTTTCCGCGCTCCGGTGATTCCGAAGGCTGAAATCGTTCTGAAGGCCAAGCTCATCATGGCCCGCCACGGCATTTACAAGTACAGCGGCGAACTCCTGACCGTCGACGCCGAAGGCAAGGAAACCCTCTGCACCAAGGCCGACTTCAGCGCCGCTATGGTGTAA
- a CDS encoding FISUMP domain-containing protein → MKYFVALLLSAFLFVACGDDDSSSFVSPEKESSSSEILSSGDGTSDGNGDKSSSSVSSSSTNSSFSAKSSSSTDSKSSSSSSLVLFESSSSLSKQLRCLLECTDDCEGETYWQGSDYQMICHDGQWLNLDSMEQANAPSSSSYFDMTEQFNEKVSYGEFTDPRDGQKYRTVSLKDGLYYTDSLVFFAENLNFGKMIPGGSVQGDSTKYCYDDDPWYCENGWGGLYTWSRAMNLPSVCDSVKFGSEKCYFSFAQDKDGKYIDGEIIHQGICPEGWHIANDGEWAYLQEKSGNSVAYYMGSKVAGFGNNSYGLSILPAGYWERYPNGTTVFQNIKEQTLFWLPGQNSDHPDEARLTNVMDNQMSRGGSRKKNDYAHSIRCVKNY, encoded by the coding sequence GTGAAATATTTTGTTGCGTTGTTGCTTTCTGCTTTTTTGTTCGTCGCCTGCGGTGACGACGACAGCAGCAGCTTCGTGAGTCCGGAGAAGGAATCTTCGTCTAGCGAAATTCTGAGCAGCGGCGACGGGACCAGTGACGGCAATGGAGACAAATCCAGCAGCAGCGTCTCGTCTTCGTCTACGAACAGCTCTTTTTCCGCAAAATCAAGCTCTTCCACGGATTCCAAGAGCAGTTCTTCGAGTAGTTTGGTGCTTTTTGAAAGCTCCAGTTCCTTGTCTAAACAACTACGGTGCCTATTGGAGTGTACGGATGACTGCGAAGGGGAAACCTATTGGCAAGGGAGCGATTATCAAATGATTTGCCATGATGGGCAATGGCTTAATCTAGATTCTATGGAGCAGGCGAATGCGCCAAGCAGCAGCAGCTACTTCGACATGACGGAGCAGTTCAACGAGAAGGTGTCTTACGGCGAGTTCACGGACCCGCGTGACGGGCAGAAGTACCGCACGGTGAGCTTAAAGGATGGCCTTTATTATACTGACTCGCTTGTGTTTTTTGCAGAGAATCTCAATTTTGGCAAAATGATTCCTGGAGGTTCTGTACAGGGAGACTCCACGAAGTACTGCTACGATGACGATCCGTGGTACTGCGAGAACGGTTGGGGCGGGCTCTATACCTGGAGCCGTGCGATGAATCTTCCATCGGTTTGCGATTCTGTCAAGTTTGGGTCGGAGAAATGCTATTTCTCTTTTGCTCAGGATAAGGATGGAAAATATATCGATGGTGAAATTATTCATCAGGGAATTTGCCCTGAGGGTTGGCATATAGCGAATGATGGCGAATGGGCTTATCTTCAGGAGAAAAGCGGCAACAGTGTCGCCTACTACATGGGTTCAAAGGTCGCCGGCTTCGGTAATAACAGCTATGGGTTATCGATATTGCCCGCCGGGTATTGGGAACGGTATCCGAACGGAACAACGGTGTTTCAAAATATAAAGGAGCAGACGCTTTTTTGGCTTCCCGGACAGAATTCTGATCATCCAGACGAAGCTAGATTGACAAACGTTATGGATAATCAAATGTCTCGAGGCGGGTCGCGAAAGAAGAATGATTATGCGCATTCAATTCGCTGTGTAAAGAACTACTAG
- a CDS encoding L-threonylcarbamoyladenylate synthase: MRFEVHPVNPQARIVKLAAAALEDDGLVLYPTESGYAIGCNAESPKAIHKLYALKKPMKKFFMALIIPDIRKATDYARVDNFAFNIMKPRVPGPYTFILPADPHIARRLDVKRPEIGVRMPTHPFFKELFQHFDKPILSTAAKLTEEDMYEPDDIWKTFEHSVDMMVDCGPIEINPTNIISLIGDQVEVIRGDLLDP, encoded by the coding sequence ATGCGTTTTGAAGTTCACCCTGTAAATCCGCAAGCGAGAATCGTGAAGCTTGCCGCAGCCGCCCTCGAAGACGACGGTCTTGTTCTCTACCCCACTGAATCTGGTTACGCAATTGGCTGTAACGCCGAATCGCCCAAGGCAATCCACAAGCTTTATGCCCTCAAGAAGCCGATGAAGAAGTTCTTCATGGCGCTCATCATTCCGGACATTCGCAAGGCAACCGACTACGCCCGTGTAGACAACTTTGCATTCAACATAATGAAGCCGCGCGTGCCCGGACCATACACGTTTATTTTGCCCGCCGACCCGCATATCGCCCGCCGCCTGGACGTCAAGCGCCCGGAAATCGGCGTGAGAATGCCGACGCACCCGTTCTTCAAGGAACTTTTCCAGCATTTCGACAAGCCGATTCTGAGTACGGCCGCCAAGCTCACCGAAGAAGACATGTACGAGCCGGACGATATCTGGAAAACCTTCGAGCATTCCGTTGACATGATGGTCGACTGCGGCCCCATCGAAATCAATCCGACTAACATCATCAGTTTAATTGGGGATCAAGTCGAAGTCATCCGTGGCGATTTGCTGGATCCGTAA
- the gatB gene encoding Asp-tRNA(Asn)/Glu-tRNA(Gln) amidotransferase subunit GatB yields MSNYCPVIGLEIHCQLATKTKMFCGCEIEVNTTPNKHVCPVCLGMPGAMPVPNKKAVEYAIRLGLALNCEIDLNAMWTRKNYFYPDLPKGYQITQTGGLPVYDHPICKNGWLEIVKEDGTKKRVGITRIHMEEDAGKLIHDMSPTDSHFDANRCGTPLCEIVTEPDIRSPEEAVLVLKKIKQTLEYTRVSNANMENGNMRCDGNISLRASEDAPFGIRAEIKNLNSFTNLEKALYCEMNLQASTLDAGKEVEQCTKRYDPNADKTIVIRSKEDAHDYKYFPEPDMVRLVTDPAFVEEIRRTLPELPDARRKRFMDDFGVSEYDAMVLTEDRDVSEWYDTAAKNCKNGKVLANWVITELLAKVKELEGGLSALKIKPEDLCKLVNLIADNTINGKIAKTVFAEMFETGKDPEAIVKEKGLVQVTDTGAIEEVVRAVCAENAAQFAEFKAGKVALKGFLVGMTMRKSGGKANPGLVNQILDKLAKEG; encoded by the coding sequence ATGTCCAATTATTGTCCTGTTATCGGTCTTGAAATCCATTGTCAGCTCGCGACTAAAACCAAGATGTTCTGCGGCTGCGAAATCGAAGTGAATACGACCCCGAACAAGCACGTTTGCCCCGTTTGCCTCGGTATGCCGGGTGCCATGCCCGTGCCGAACAAGAAGGCGGTGGAATACGCCATTCGCTTAGGCCTCGCCTTGAACTGCGAAATCGACCTGAACGCCATGTGGACCCGCAAGAACTACTTCTACCCGGACTTGCCGAAGGGCTACCAGATTACCCAGACGGGCGGACTTCCGGTGTACGACCACCCGATTTGCAAGAACGGCTGGCTCGAAATCGTCAAGGAAGACGGTACCAAGAAGCGCGTGGGCATTACCCGTATTCACATGGAAGAAGACGCTGGCAAGCTCATCCACGACATGAGCCCGACCGATTCCCACTTCGACGCGAACCGCTGCGGCACTCCGCTTTGCGAAATCGTGACCGAACCGGATATCCGTAGCCCCGAAGAAGCCGTGCTCGTCTTGAAGAAAATCAAGCAGACGCTTGAATACACGCGTGTTTCCAATGCCAACATGGAAAACGGCAACATGCGCTGCGACGGCAACATTTCTCTGCGTGCCAGCGAAGACGCTCCGTTCGGTATCCGTGCCGAAATCAAGAACCTGAACAGTTTTACGAACCTCGAAAAGGCTCTCTACTGCGAAATGAACCTGCAGGCCTCGACGCTCGATGCCGGCAAGGAAGTGGAACAGTGTACCAAGCGTTACGACCCCAACGCGGACAAGACCATCGTCATCCGCTCCAAGGAAGACGCCCACGACTACAAGTACTTCCCGGAACCGGACATGGTCCGCCTCGTGACCGACCCGGCCTTTGTGGAAGAAATCCGCCGCACGCTTCCGGAACTGCCGGATGCCCGCCGCAAGCGCTTCATGGATGACTTCGGTGTCTCCGAATACGACGCCATGGTGCTGACCGAAGACCGCGACGTGAGCGAATGGTACGACACTGCTGCCAAGAACTGCAAGAACGGCAAGGTCTTGGCCAACTGGGTGATTACCGAACTCCTCGCCAAGGTGAAGGAACTGGAAGGCGGCCTCTCTGCCCTCAAGATCAAGCCCGAAGACCTCTGCAAACTCGTGAACCTCATTGCCGACAACACCATCAACGGTAAGATTGCTAAGACGGTCTTCGCCGAAATGTTTGAAACCGGCAAGGACCCTGAAGCTATCGTGAAGGAAAAGGGCCTTGTGCAGGTGACCGACACCGGCGCCATCGAAGAAGTGGTCCGTGCCGTGTGTGCCGAAAACGCAGCCCAGTTCGCCGAATTCAAGGCCGGCAAGGTGGCGCTCAAGGGCTTCCTCGTGGGTATGACCATGCGCAAGTCCGGCGGCAAGGCCAACCCGGGCCTCGTGAACCAGATCCTCGACAAGCTCGCGAAGGAAGGGTAG
- a CDS encoding IMP cyclohydrolase: MKYTDEAKQNFKALSNNPYPGRGIVLGTSADGKSYVQVYWIMGRSVNSRNRVFEMEAKTGFMKTKAFDESKLTDPHLIIYYPARHTADVQIITNGDQTDTIYNAIKLGGTFESALATRQYEDDAPNFTPRISGIHYKNAQPALYKLSILKSRNNCEDAGCERMTFEFEKALPGLGHFISTYETDGNPIPSFKGFPQLMPIFDNAEDTLKKYWAALDKDNKVSLMVKWIDRKTFKAKTLIVNKNK, from the coding sequence ATGAAATACACAGACGAAGCAAAACAGAATTTCAAGGCCCTCTCCAACAACCCGTATCCTGGTCGTGGCATCGTGCTCGGCACTAGCGCCGACGGCAAGTCCTACGTGCAGGTCTACTGGATCATGGGCCGTAGCGTCAACAGCCGCAACCGCGTTTTCGAAATGGAAGCCAAGACCGGCTTCATGAAGACGAAGGCCTTCGACGAGTCCAAGCTCACGGACCCGCACCTGATTATCTACTATCCGGCCCGTCACACCGCCGACGTCCAGATTATCACCAACGGCGACCAGACCGATACGATTTATAACGCTATCAAGCTCGGTGGTACTTTCGAAAGCGCTCTCGCTACCCGCCAGTACGAAGACGACGCTCCGAACTTCACGCCGCGTATTTCGGGCATCCATTACAAGAACGCCCAGCCGGCCCTCTACAAGCTCTCTATTCTCAAGAGCCGCAACAACTGCGAAGACGCCGGTTGCGAACGCATGACCTTTGAATTTGAAAAGGCTCTGCCGGGTCTCGGCCACTTCATCAGCACCTACGAAACCGACGGCAATCCGATTCCGTCCTTCAAGGGTTTCCCGCAGCTGATGCCGATCTTCGACAATGCCGAAGACACGCTCAAGAAGTACTGGGCTGCTCTCGACAAGGACAACAAGGTTTCCCTGATGGTCAAGTGGATCGACCGCAAGACCTTCAAGGCCAAGACCTTGATCGTGAACAAGAACAAGTAA